The DNA region agtagtaataaaataaaaggagTTAAGTTGACAATGATGGGTGAGTCTAGCTATTGAGACTTTCACTTTTATTCTGATGAATGGAATTTGATTTCGACCACCtacattaaaaatttatttttttttctccttataTGTACAAATTCTATAGCCTACCCTCAAATTCTATAGCAATAGTAATATCAGAGGCTCAACAAGTAATTAACTCCCCCAAATTAATTTAGTAAATTATGTAGTTTACCCATTTGATATTGTTAGGGATTTGAATAATTTAGTCTATATTTTATTTCTCAATTGATGTTGTTAGCAATTAGgataatttagttaattatgtactttttttaattgatatacTCTTCTCTAGTCATTGAATAATTTGGTTAGTTTTACATAttaaaatgattgattttgACTTAAGTGAACTTGTAATTGAAGTGGATGAGGATGCACTTTTTGTTGGTCAAACTTTTCAGACTCAGGAAGAAGCATTTACATTTTGTAACAATTATGCAAAAAAACATGGTTTTATGGGAGTGAAGGATCGTACAAACACTCGACATGGAAGAACTATTAGACAAGATTTTCATTGTCATTGCTATGGAAAACCACGTCCAAAGGTATTTGATATGTCCAAAAATAGGCAAAACAAGAGTTCTTCTAAGTGTGGTTGCTATACTCGTTTGCGAATCACTCTGAAGCAGAGTTTTGATATATTTTCAGAAGAATGGCATGTGACTGTATTGGTCAAACAACATAACCATCCCATGTTGTCACATGAAGAACTACGTTTTCTTCTGTCAAATAGGAGTATCACTCCACAAGACGAGAAAAAGATTTTGTTATATAAAGAAGCAGGATTATCAATTAGACAAATAATTAGGGTGATGGAACTTgaaaaaaatctcaaacatgGTGAGCTGTCTTTTCTTAAAAGAGACTTCGCAATCtttatgaaaaagttaaaaagttGCCTGGAGTTGAGGAGGCAAATAACATAAAAGAGTATCTAAAATCTGCaaaggaagaaaataaaatgtttcAATATACGTTTACTTTGTATGAAAAGGGGAGACTagaaaatttgtttttgtgtcATGCTCAAAGTTTTGAGTGGTACCAAAAATATGGTGATGTAGATGTTTTTGATAACACTTATAAAGTGAACTCATATAATATGCCCTGTGCGAATTTTGTTGGTGTCAGATAATTATGGGAAAATAACTTTGTTCGGGTGTGCACTCCTTTGAAATGAAAGGACGAATAATCTTAGTCATGGGTGTTTACATAACAAAGTGATAGCTAATCTTAGACTTGTTCCTTTGAATTCTAAGTCATCATTGGAAAAACAAGCTTCTGAAGTTCTAACACCATTTGCTTTTAAAGAATTTCAAGAAGAATTTGCAAGGCCTACATTGTATACTATTAATCAAGTTGAGAGAAATGTTTTTCTGGTAAAATATTTTGAAGGGGACAACGCTAGACAACACAAAGTCTTATGGGATGGATATACAATGAAATGTAGTTGCAAACTTATGATTTGTGGTGTTATTTGTCGTCATCCATTGCGTGTATTTTATCCATAGAGATTGTTTCAATATTCCATCCTTGTATTTTCCTACACGATGACATTGTGATGCATTGGAGTCTACTTTTGATGTTCAAGAAGGGCATGATGATACATCATTTGAAGAAGAATGCACTCTTACGAGCAATGAACTTGGAGATGGAGAAATAGTACTGTGTCCATTGCAATCAAAAACAAAAGGTCGTCAAAAAAAAATAGGCGAGAAAAGGGTGGAAAAGAATTGGGAATAAAGAAGAGGAAGTGTTGCTCCATATGTAAACAACCTGGTCACACTAAACCTATACTTGTcctaacaaagaaaatattttcaccTTGAACTTTGTGATGAAGGAATGTCATTTATGTCCTCTCAAAACAATTTGTTATCTACATCAAATAAGAAGCAAAAACAAACTTCGAAAGATTTAGGACTCAATCCTATCTTTACAATGAagatcactagtggaaaaaaattaaggaaaaaaatagAGCAAATGTTACGGTTCttaaaaaccacagcaaatatgtgttttaaaaaaattgcaaaattaaaataaaatagaacaaatgcttggggtcaaaaccgcaacatataagggctaaaaaaccgcagcactTGACGTTTTTTCACAAGTGGATTTAGGTAAGActtcacatattttttttttattctatatttcatattttgaaGGAGTATTCCAATTGTTTTAGTACAAAGAATCTTTTTTTCTTGTGTTGGTAGATACTCTCGGTGTATATTGctaagaaatattaatttttgacaAATAATGCATCAACTGACAACATTTTGGCATTTTTGTTGGACTTCAATACTAAAAGTCTAATAGTATCTATGTATCTCTAATGTTATTTTGCTATTTTGGAAGAATAATATATTGACTAATTTTTATCATTGTGAACTGAAGTAATTTTTACTTCATTTTGTTGACATTATTCCCAGTTGTATTTCACTTAATTTACTAgcattaattgtttttttaaacaaGTAACAATAGTGTTTAATGAGTTCTTAGCATTTATATGTTTATTAATCATTTAATACTTTGTTATTTAATAGGTTTTTAGTTATACTTGGATTCtcttgaaaatgaaaaaaaaaaacattaattattagttttcaCCACTTTTTATGCACAATCCTTATTAGGATTGTAAATATGAGGACCCATTAATTCATAATGGCTTATTAGAATTTTTGTGGAAACACAATTTTTTATAGAATAAAAGATACAATAATGATTTAGTTAATAAACAATGCACcctctaaaaaattaaatgaagtttTGCCAATGGGGAATACAACTTCTATTTATGCCAAAGTTTCAGAAACATGCTAATTAATGATTAAACAAATCgatataaagtaaaaaaatttaaaaatttaaaaatttaaaaaaattataaaatattataaaaaaaaaaaaaaacccatattGAATTAAAGGTTCATAATCTATTCATAATCACAACGGGAAGATCATAATATGAAATGAAGCAATTTCAGGGACACTCTAAAGTGTCTTTGACAATGTCGGAAGATTCATATTATAATGGGGACATGATAACTTGAGGGAttattatatactaaataattagCGCTTTTACTACATGTTGCTATTCTTTTTATTGTATCTTGAATTTTTGATATTTTCCTTATTGATTTTATAACTCTAtctttttaatttctctttAAAAAAACGCtctaaattaaaattgaacatCAAATAATATGATTGTGGAATTTGATCacctaattaatttattaactaaataattaattaaataattaaataaaaactatttgatacatgttcgcatgtttttagttaataaatgtgattttcctattaaaagttatgaccaaaagagtgaacatgaatcaaattcaattttttgaagCAAACTTTAAACAACGTTCAATTCTCGTTTGATTGTCAGAAtcgggcatataatatattgttggaaCGCTCCTAAAGTCTTGTTTATTCACAAACTTTTCATTAATGTGATCTTCCAATTAAAAGTTATGGCCAAAATAGTGAACATGTGTCGAATTTCAGCACAAAACTTTGGCATTATAAACATTTTTCTTCTATCTAATTTACTTGACCAGTCACACAAAATGTGTAAAtatgtcattttttaatttcttttcttttttcattaatatttatttttataattaaattattaattctaactttagttttataataataaatttttaattttataattaaaaatgaattcaaagacatttttgtaatttcattaaaaaagtgacgaaaaaaaaatagtaaatacataattaaaatagttaaaacgtAATATTGATCATGGTCTAATAAACTTTTTTTGTCCTTTGTGTTTACATCAAAATACTTGAATATCACTCCCGTAATTTTATAGTTCaagttaggggtgttcaatgggccggaCCTCATTTTGAGGCCTTATTCGGCCGATTTTTGGAAGGGCTTTGTAATGGCCGGGTCAAAAATGGGACGTGCCGAAAACGGGCTCTACTATAATTAAGATGAAGCAGACTATAAAAAGGCTTAATAAGGGTCGGAAACGGGCCTttgtaaataatataagtaatgtACTCCCTctgaaccaatttagttgtcccatttccttatttggcaaagtctttttagttgtttcatttctatttttgtcaatctttttttacctaaatatccttagttcacacaaataattacgaatatacctccatataccttacttacccaactacccttcactatttacccttcaCTGCTTACCCTTTGCTACGtatcctttttaatggaccccacaccatccttaataaccgtgcccaagcaaatgggacatctaaattggttcggagggagtataatttaaatattataaatgtcaATATCAATGGGGattattactatttttcaatttaattattataaatgataatttaattgttattttgattaatgaggaataaaataatttttagtaataaaaatgggcCAGGTTGGGTCGAGCCGGGCTTTCATAGTCCGACCCATTTAAAGTCCGTATTATGTTTAAATGGCCCTTATCCAACCCAACCCCTATTTATTTAAGCCCGATCTAACCCTTATCCGACCCATTTCACACCCATAGTCCAAATTCAAAGGCACATAAACATTAATATAGATGCTACTTATAAATAATCTGGCAGCCTATAAAAATTTAAGGTCATAGCTTTTGAGCAAACTTGCTCGTTATTAAAAATCAGGGTAAATTTCTATGaacttaaaagaaaaataaaagttaaacaaTACAAATAAAGACAAATAGATGTTAATTTAAAAGGAGGATAAAGGATAAGAATATTATAGTATTAGATAGATTATCGTGTAAAATACggatataataattatttatttatattttattgatcattattgATTTgtagatttatattttattgattattattgatttgtagatttatattttattgatcattattgATTTGTAGATTATCATCatttatgattataaaatattttttaaagaataataaaatatataaaattaatataaaatataatataaatttgagCTTAAGACTTACTAATGTGtatattaaaatagaaaattaaattgttttatttttgtctttttattgtTGGGTCGCTTcctaataaaataaactttgatattatttaagatttgggataaaaaattataggttTGTATAAGGAAATATATTTCTAgtcaatcaaaaaaatattatattttttaatgagttaattattgaaaaattgatattaataatccaaccatTCACCCATCCACTGTGGATAATCTCaactttggattattttttaataatccaacctttgtccTTAGCATGTTGTCAACATACTAATAGAGTATGCTAATAACAAACTAAAgacaaatattgaattattataaaataaaatgttatgtTATCAGCAAACTAAaggcaaaggttgaattattaaaaaataatcaaaatgtgGAATTATTCATAACGGATGGgtgaaagattgaattattaatattaattttttcgtTAATTATTTCCTTGAATATCAAGTCAATCATAAAAATGGcagaaaaatttttaatgagaaCATGACGTGTATTCCAAATTGTTTCTTCATTACTATGATAAGgaagaaatgaaaaagaaagatAAGCAACTTTATTTGGGGGAAGAAAGTGGAGAAATATTTCTCCTTCATCCCACTatagggtaaatatttatccgaAATTGAGGGACtaatatttcaaaatatttttgtcatcactttaaaactatttCTTATCTTAGACagtaataatattttcttaatttttagtCCAACAaccttattttttaagtttaactttaatttttttataaatatttactctaATAAAAATATGCCCTAAAACTGTATCATAAGTGtaaactaattaaaaagcaTTTGAAATTTGGTGCACGTACAATATTTAAGTCCACataagttatttaaaaaaatgcaCTTATAAGAATGATCAGAACTAGTAATCTCTATTACCAAACCTTACCC from Amaranthus tricolor cultivar Red isolate AtriRed21 chromosome 3, ASM2621246v1, whole genome shotgun sequence includes:
- the LOC130808338 gene encoding protein FAR1-RELATED SEQUENCE 11-like codes for the protein MIDFDLSELVIEVDEDALFVGQTFQTQEEAFTFCNNYAKKHGFMGVKDRTNTRHGRTIRQDFHCHCYGKPRPKVFDMSKNRQNKSSSKCGCYTRLRITLKQSFDIFSEEWHVTVLVKQHNHPMLSHEELRFLLSNRSITPQDEKKILLYKEAGLSIRQIIRVMELEKNLKHVKKLPGVEEANNIKEYLKSAKEENKMFQYTFTLYEKGRLENLFLCHAQSFEWYQKYGDVDVFDNTYKVNSYNMPCANFSSLEKQASEVLTPFAFKEFQEEFARPTLYTINQVERNVFLVKYFEGDNARQHKVLWDGYTMKCSCKLMICGVICRHPLRGMMIHHLKKNALLRAMNLEMEK